The genomic stretch TAATGGATCACCTGAAGGAAGGGATAAACTTCCGCGGCTACGCCCAGAAAAACCCGCTCAACGAATACAAAAAAGAAGGACACGCGCTCTTCGGCGAAATGATCGACCGCTTCCGCCGCGAGGTGACCGGCGTCCTTTTCCGCATCCAGGTGGCCGAAGAGCGGAAAGAAGAGCCGCTGGCGCAGCGCCGCCAACCGGTACGCATGGTGGAAAGCCACGGCGCGCCGCCCGAAGAGCCGCATACCGTGAAGCGCGACCACGACAAAATCGGCCGCAACGATCCCTGCCCCTGCGGCAGCGGGAAAAAATACAAAAAGTGCCACGGTATCGGCCACTGACCCGCGCCTTCCCCTTTTCTTCAGCGCTGCACATTACAATGTGCGCCCGCCAACACGCATTTTGAGCGGATGGCGTGGTATAAAGACGGTTAACAGGTATTGCGAAAAGGAGGGCGACAATGGCATATGTGAAATACATCCACCTGCTCACGCTCTGCGTGTGGGTTGGGGGAATGGTTTTCTTTTCGTTCATCGGCGCGCCGGCGATTTTCAAACATCTCACGCGCGATATGGCGGGCACGGTGGTGGGGGCCATTTTTCCGAAATACTGGATGATGGGGTACGTCTGTTCGTTGCTGTTGCTCGGCACGTTGTTCTACATCGCCAAGGGCAATGTATCCGCTTTTAAGATGCAGTTCGGCATTTTGGCCGTCGCGGTGGCGCTCAGTTTTGTTTCCGGCATGGTGATCGGCGTGAAAGCCCGCGACATCAAGGCGCAAATGAATGCCGAACAGAACGCGGAAAAAAGAGAGGCGCTCCATAAGGAGTTCGGACGGATTCACGGCATCTCCGCCATCACAAACATGGCCGTGCTCTTCCTGATGCTGGGCTACCTCTGGTACGTTCCGGCGGTGGTAAAGCCCGCCTTCACTGAATCGGCCAAAAGCTTTCTGGGGCTGTAACCCCCGACCTATTTTATTCACGACAAAGCGGGAAACCAGCCAAGCTTTTGAAAAGACGCGGCGGGGATGGATTTTTCGCGGAAGGCATACACCGGTATGCCGACCAAGAAAAATACGGGCCAACGCGATAATTTTCAAAAGATCGGCGGTTTCCGGGCTATTCCTTCTTCGTGGCGAAAAGGATGACGTGCGCGCCGAACGAGGGGAAGATGTCGCCCAGCCATTCGCAGAGTTTTCCCAGCGGCACGTTCATCCGGGTGGAAATCAACAGGTGGCTGGATAGCGCCTTGTCCACCGTGTAGCCGCTTTCCGCCACCAGCGCCGAAAGCGATTTTACGCTGTACATGTGATAGTGAAACGGCGCGTGGGCCATGAACGGCATCACGCCGAAGGGAAATGCGATCCGGCTGGCGAGGAAAAAGATGTTCGGGGTGGTGAGCGCCAGCGTCCCGCCCGGCTTCAAATCAGGCCCGGCCGCGCGCCCAGTTGATCCAGCAGACCGCCGCGCGCGTAGCCTATTTCCAGCACTGCGGCATCCGGCTTCTCCAGCCGCCCGTTGCGAAGCAGCCAGTTTTTCACCTTGAGAATGCGGCCGGGATCCGGCACGGTGAAATCGGCGAAGG from Nitrospinota bacterium encodes the following:
- a CDS encoding DUF4149 domain-containing protein yields the protein MAYVKYIHLLTLCVWVGGMVFFSFIGAPAIFKHLTRDMAGTVVGAIFPKYWMMGYVCSLLLLGTLFYIAKGNVSAFKMQFGILAVAVALSFVSGMVIGVKARDIKAQMNAEQNAEKREALHKEFGRIHGISAITNMAVLFLMLGYLWYVPAVVKPAFTESAKSFLGL